One Bombina bombina isolate aBomBom1 chromosome 5, aBomBom1.pri, whole genome shotgun sequence DNA segment encodes these proteins:
- the GDF6 gene encoding growth/differentiation factor 6 has protein sequence MDAHGSIIPAALLLCLLLLDIPCFQQASIPSSLQSRAAIRQPREGKVPPIDSQEPGRAVPVVPHEYMMSIYRTFSMAEKLGINASLFQSSKSANTITSFVDRRRDDLSHSFRRQKYLFDVSTLSDKEELVGAELRIFRKAPMELAKAPSGLYHLQLSSCTSQAPLDSRTLDLQDTVTTGWEVFDVWKSLQSLNKPRKQLCFELKATSAISGMEVNLKSLGLARKPRSQQEKALLVVFTKSRRKNLYNELKEQAHSSKGLEKEARFQFKARRRRRTTFNSRHGKRHGRKSRVRCSKKPLHVNFKELGWDDWIIAPLEYEAYHCEGVCDFPLRSHLEPTNHAIIQTLMNSMDPGSTPPSCCVPTKLTPISILYIDAGNNVVYKQYEDMVVESCGCR, from the exons ATGGATGCCCACGGGAGTATTATCCCCGCTGCCCTGCTGCTCTGCCTTTTATTGCTGGATATCCCATGCTTCCAGCAGGCATCCATCCCCTCCAGCCTGCAGAGCAGGGCAGCAATAAGGCAGCCTAGAGAGGGCAAGGTGCCACCCATAGATAGCCAGGAGCCAGGCCGGGCAGTGCCCGTGGTACCCCATGAATACATGATGTCTATATACAGGACTTTTTCTATGGCTGAGAAACTTGGGATCAATGCCAGCTTGTTCCAGTCATCTAAGTCTGCCAACACTATTACCAGCTTCGTGGACAGGCGTCGAG ACGATCTCTCTCACTCCTTTAGAAGACAGAAGTATTTGTTTGATGTATCGACTCTGTCAGACAAAGAAGAACTGGTTGGAGCTGAATTAAGGATTTTTAGGAAAGCTCCTATGGAGTTGGCCAAAGCCCCTTCGGGGTTGTACCACCTGCAGCTCTCCTCATGCACATCCCAGGCCCCGCTGGATTCCAGAACTCTGGACCTGCAGGACACAGTCACAACAGGCTGGGAAGTGTTTGATGTGTGGAAAAGTCTGCAGAGCCTCAATAAACCAAGAAAACAGTTATGCTTCGAGCTTAAAGCGACCTCAGCTATATCTGGAATGGAAGTCAACCTAAAAAGTTTAGGCTTGGCCAGGAAACCAAGGTCCCAGCAGGAGAAAGCACTATTAGTAGTGTTTACCAAGTCTAGAAGAAAGAATCTCTACAATGAGTTGAAGGAACAGGCTCATTCTTCAAAAGGTTTGGAGAAAGAAGCAAGGTTTCAGTTTAAAGCTAGGAGAAGAAGGAGAACGACTTTTAACAGTCGCCATGGTAAAAGGCATGGGAGGAAATCTAGGGTAAGGTGCAGCAAAAAGCCACTTCACGTAAACTTTAAGGAATTGGGGTGGGATGATTGGATTATAGCCCCACTTGAGTATGAGGCATATCACTGTGAAGGAGTGTGTGATTTTCCTCTGAGATCCCATTTAGAGCCCACCAACCATGCAATTATCCAAACGTTAATGAACTCTATGGATCCAGGGTCTACACCTCCAAGCTGTTGTGTGCCTACAAAATTGACTCCTATAAGCATTTTGTATATTGATGCAGGTAATAACGTAGTCTACAAACAATATGAAGACATGGTTGTTGAATCATGTGGGTGCAGGTAG